One genomic region from Candidatus Mesenet endosymbiont of Agriotes lineatus encodes:
- a CDS encoding ankyrin repeat domain-containing protein — protein sequence MYASEKQTDFYQPKLLSLISKSKEEFIRQYKKYDEIEAKEFYLQILTELKQAVLTGNINNLQNLSKLVDYISNIKDKVTLRTCYNNSNNPLRGTNLIILACKHNKIKMLDYLFGNDSKILDNLSLNIGKNTILPSDEDGECHNAFYYAVHSGNVKLLNTLINKWPGDYFTTHPEKLDETLSKAYEELKLKNVLLADEMEVFVENKLINLRFFSDNSRQIKNVKASLSNVKERIELVLENINLLKAEYSNVEEIDERFLFIAKFIAQNIHILKRQLKSTYYKLPWEEIEFCLIAFINSKISCQEINLIYSSTLTKNKILLHLENFAIKLEKAEISKADVNSKCPQLKREIVVATIISNCPLFKELYKDYEQVKNIYSLEKMANYIELALTADSRKEEGRLIIARVLQVTGEYLKNTSESPNISNDIMEVLLSSELQKSTGEVIKSFRNLLSHFYSLKKRIEIEESEDASYFSNVQNDLKKIKIEITLLREKNKAEAIRTFLKQITDSKDLKAAKKLADVLISIIPDLKEIKLEDTINTKEFIKLKSLIDELDEEIDDKTPCESKLFDQIKKIINLEETKLIDIQVNYASQIFNIASIGDYVNQVSSSKGYKTVKYINTINIESKIQFENFKDIPQLVYKIYDSAKLRTHSSKFGKINHLINSICYTIRLEIGGIKGIEVLKERITADKDGVSSIVTEQKIQGIKAQDCLNKRLGTLKSILSANELLNDSNLIEKFSHYKKNKELQLIVEMLVLDITEVLQHLGYLGNNLLFLDKYSPLLIGRCLRNHLAHGNALINVLQFDTSIIIISNALKLIKEEKNLATRKIGRSILDNLSYLRDHYIYNLNLVTNQQEMFKAARKGDLDKIKDCISKGADVKARDINQWTLLHFTAAGGSLEATKFFLDYDLDVNAKDIENQKPLHIAAAYGRKSIVEFFIREKGLCVNDLGNNGKTPLHIATKNGHKDVVEILLKYRSDIEAKDISNLTPLHYAAQNGHKDIIILLLLNKKNTVNSTGGDDWTPLHFASYNGHLEVVKILLKKKANINAKTNEGDTPLSCAAQQDYVEVVKTLLAHGANVNNQSVDGLTPLYSAAWRGNLEVVIALLIKKAKVNILGNNWIPLHAATRQGYFDIVKILLINGGKVDYLGNNNVTALQLAAEYGHLDVAQLLIDNKANVSKVNKNGYTPLHFAAKGGYDKIVKVLLAEGANARAQTINNTATPLHFAARYGHLEVAKTLIQNCVDINAKTANGSTSLCYAAEYGYDEVVKTLLKKGAKVDDPNNNKWTPLHYAAHDGRLDVVNTLLDNGANPKAKTGKGNTPLHLAAENDHLEIVKVLFKKTGVNTKSNSSTPLNRAAEGGHLEIVEFLLANGANVNAKDNDNWTPLRVAVQNGHLGIVKVLLKNKANASAVDNEDCTPLRLAAQEGHVMIVEALLTGGANVNVLDHTNWTPLHFAAARGHECIVETLLNNGACVNAKAKNDITPLYLAVKNGHVKVAKVLLKRGARIDIFREDIQGTLLHLAVANDCKEIAEILLQNDSTIVNTKAENGWAPLHVAAAGNKSEVIEVLLKNKANIDVRDNENCTPLFLAVRLGHVKVVEALLTGGANVNVLENILGKDKIPFAITSLHLAIRKGHKEMVEVILKNGANIDIKADDGCTPLHLAAREGHQDIVEDLLKRGAKVNTADNNSQTPLQLTAAKGYEGIIKVLLNHRAKIDARAKDGATALHRAAFYGHENIVEILLNEGAKIDNPDEEMWTPLHHAVQQGQEKAAKVLLLKGANVNFTDKGGRTPLHWSAQKGYEKVIEILLQNKANVDGIDDHIGMTPLHLASANGHLKAVLALLGAKDININAIDSSYRTPLHYAVFGRYKEVIKTLLDKGAYFDDESYDKSTPLQTVSEKGYSEIEALLKLIEKLFNAIRNNNYSEVQSCIERGVLINSRSIHFGTPLLYASWKGYINIANILLKSGANVNIANDNSLTPLHYAAKFNHFEVVYSLLKHGAMFDVASSKGSKMPLDFAKDAKNSDIACLLQLISRLFEGAKSGNYEIVKELETIRDKNLNEFLAITNARNDQGKSLVQVAIINEHKDLASELLKMLKKPDQNLQDINVESRVRDLKL from the coding sequence ATGTATGCATCTGAAAAACAAACTGACTTTTATCAACCAAAACTTTTATCACTTATTTCTAAATCCAAAGAGGAATTCATAAGACAATATAAAAAATATGATGAAATAGAAGCAAAAGAATTTTATCTTCAAATTTTAACTGAGCTTAAACAAGCGGTATTAACCGGCAATATTAATAATTTGCAAAACTTAAGTAAGCTAGTTGATTATATAAGTAATATAAAAGATAAAGTAACATTAAGGACTTGTTATAATAATTCTAACAACCCTCTCAGAGGTACTAACTTAATTATCTTAGCTTGTAAACACAATAAGATTAAAATGCTAGACTACCTATTTGGCAACGATAGCAAAATTTTAGATAATTTATCTCTTAATATTGGAAAAAATACTATATTACCTAGTGATGAAGATGGGGAATGTCATAATGCCTTTTATTATGCTGTACATTCGGGTAATGTTAAGCTTCTTAATACGCTAATTAATAAGTGGCCAGGTGATTATTTCACTACTCATCCAGAAAAATTAGATGAAACTCTTTCAAAGGCTTATGAAGAATTAAAATTAAAGAACGTACTATTAGCAGATGAAATGGAAGTTTTTGTTGAAAATAAACTAATAAATCTCCGTTTCTTCTCTGATAACTCTAGACAAATTAAAAATGTTAAGGCTTCTCTTAGCAATGTTAAAGAACGAATTGAGTTAGTACTTGAAAATATTAACTTATTAAAGGCAGAGTATTCAAATGTAGAAGAAATAGATGAAAGATTTTTATTTATAGCAAAATTTATTGCACAAAATATTCATATACTAAAGCGACAATTAAAATCAACCTACTATAAGTTACCTTGGGAAGAGATAGAATTCTGCTTAATTGCTTTCATTAATTCTAAAATAAGTTGTCAAGAAATAAATCTAATTTACAGCTCTACATTAACCAAAAATAAGATACTACTCCACCTAGAAAATTTTGCTATAAAGCTTGAGAAAGCTGAAATAAGTAAAGCAGATGTTAATAGTAAATGTCCACAATTAAAACGTGAGATAGTGGTTGCAACTATTATTAGTAACTGTCCTCTGTTTAAAGAGTTATATAAAGATTATGAACAGGTTAAAAATATTTATTCCTTAGAAAAAATGGCTAATTATATTGAATTGGCCTTAACAGCTGATTCTAGAAAAGAAGAAGGTCGATTAATTATTGCAAGGGTCTTACAGGTTACTGGAGAATATCTAAAGAATACTTCAGAGTCTCCTAATATATCTAATGACATCATGGAGGTTCTGCTATCCTCAGAATTGCAAAAAAGTACTGGAGAAGTTATTAAATCATTTCGTAATTTACTATCGCATTTTTATTCATTGAAAAAAAGAATAGAAATCGAGGAAAGTGAAGACGCTAGTTATTTTTCCAATGTTCAAAATGATTTAAAAAAAATAAAAATAGAAATTACTCTTCTTCGAGAAAAGAATAAAGCTGAAGCAATTAGAACGTTCTTAAAACAGATCACTGATAGTAAAGATTTAAAGGCAGCTAAGAAACTTGCCGATGTTCTTATTAGCATAATACCTGATTTAAAAGAAATAAAATTGGAAGATACAATTAATACAAAAGAATTTATAAAACTTAAGAGTTTAATTGATGAATTAGATGAAGAGATTGATGATAAAACGCCATGTGAAAGTAAGTTATTTGATCAAATTAAAAAAATAATCAATTTAGAAGAAACCAAGTTGATAGATATTCAAGTAAATTATGCAAGTCAAATTTTCAATATAGCAAGTATAGGAGATTATGTTAATCAAGTTAGCAGTAGTAAAGGTTATAAGACAGTAAAATACATAAATACTATAAATATAGAATCAAAAATACAGTTTGAAAATTTTAAAGATATTCCACAGTTAGTTTATAAAATCTATGACAGCGCTAAACTAAGAACACATTCTAGTAAGTTTGGTAAAATTAATCATTTAATTAATAGTATTTGCTATACTATAAGATTGGAGATAGGAGGAATTAAAGGAATAGAGGTACTGAAAGAGAGAATTACTGCAGATAAAGATGGGGTCTCTTCTATTGTTACAGAACAAAAGATTCAAGGTATCAAAGCTCAAGACTGTTTAAATAAAAGATTAGGCACATTAAAAAGTATTTTAAGTGCTAATGAATTGTTAAATGACTCAAATCTAATAGAGAAATTTTCTCATTATAAAAAGAATAAAGAATTACAATTAATAGTAGAAATGCTTGTGCTTGATATAACGGAAGTTTTGCAGCATCTTGGATACCTAGGAAATAACCTGCTATTTTTAGATAAGTACTCTCCTCTATTAATTGGAAGATGTTTGCGTAACCATTTAGCGCACGGTAATGCTTTAATTAATGTCTTACAATTTGATACATCAATCATAATTATTTCTAATGCCTTAAAATTAATTAAGGAAGAAAAAAATTTGGCTACAAGAAAAATTGGTCGGTCAATACTAGATAATCTTTCTTATTTAAGAGATCATTATATTTATAATTTAAATCTGGTTACTAATCAGCAAGAGATGTTTAAAGCTGCAAGGAAAGGTGATCTTGATAAGATAAAAGATTGTATTAGTAAAGGAGCAGATGTAAAGGCTAGAGATATTAACCAATGGACTTTATTACATTTTACTGCTGCTGGGGGTAGTTTAGAAGCTACTAAATTTTTCCTTGATTATGACTTGGATGTTAATGCTAAAGATATTGAAAATCAAAAACCTTTACATATTGCTGCTGCTTATGGAAGAAAAAGTATTGTAGAATTTTTTATAAGAGAAAAAGGGTTATGTGTTAATGATCTTGGCAATAATGGAAAAACCCCTTTACACATTGCTACTAAAAATGGTCATAAGGATGTAGTAGAAATTTTATTGAAGTACAGATCCGATATTGAAGCTAAAGATATAAGTAATTTAACACCATTACACTATGCAGCACAAAATGGCCATAAGGATATTATAATACTTCTTTTATTGAACAAAAAAAATACAGTTAATTCTACTGGTGGTGACGATTGGACACCTTTACATTTTGCATCTTATAATGGTCACTTAGAAGTAGTTAAGATTCTGCTTAAAAAGAAAGCAAATATTAATGCTAAAACGAACGAAGGCGATACACCATTATCCTGTGCAGCTCAACAAGACTACGTAGAAGTAGTTAAAACCTTACTTGCACATGGAGCCAATGTTAATAATCAATCAGTTGATGGTTTAACACCCTTGTACTCTGCAGCTTGGCGTGGTAATTTAGAAGTAGTGATAGCTCTATTGATAAAGAAAGCAAAAGTTAATATTCTAGGTAATAATTGGATACCTTTACATGCAGCAACACGGCAGGGTTATTTTGATATAGTTAAGATTTTACTGATAAATGGCGGTAAGGTTGATTATCTAGGTAATAATAATGTCACAGCATTACAGTTAGCTGCAGAATATGGTCATTTAGACGTTGCTCAGCTTTTAATAGATAATAAGGCCAATGTTAGTAAGGTTAATAAAAATGGTTATACACCATTACATTTTGCAGCAAAGGGTGGTTATGACAAGATAGTTAAGGTTTTACTTGCAGAAGGGGCAAATGCTCGAGCTCAAACAATTAATAATACTGCTACACCTTTGCACTTTGCTGCACGTTATGGTCATTTGGAGGTGGCTAAAACTCTAATCCAAAATTGCGTTGATATTAATGCTAAAACTGCAAACGGTTCTACATCTTTATGTTATGCAGCAGAATATGGTTACGATGAAGTAGTTAAAACCCTACTTAAAAAAGGAGCAAAGGTTGATGATCCAAATAATAATAAGTGGACACCCTTACATTACGCAGCACATGATGGTAGACTAGATGTAGTTAATACTTTACTTGACAATGGGGCAAATCCTAAGGCAAAAACAGGTAAAGGTAATACACCACTACATTTGGCAGCAGAAAATGATCATCTGGAGATAGTTAAGGTTCTATTTAAAAAAACAGGTGTAAATACTAAATCTAATAGTAGTACACCTCTAAATCGTGCAGCAGAAGGTGGACATTTAGAGATAGTTGAGTTTCTACTTGCAAATGGAGCTAATGTTAATGCTAAGGATAACGATAACTGGACACCTTTACGAGTAGCAGTGCAAAATGGTCATTTAGGGATAGTCAAAGTTCTACTAAAAAATAAAGCAAATGCTAGTGCTGTAGACAATGAAGATTGTACTCCTTTGCGTTTAGCAGCGCAAGAAGGTCATGTAATGATAGTTGAAGCTTTACTTACTGGAGGAGCCAATGTTAATGTTCTAGATCATACAAATTGGACACCCTTACATTTTGCAGCAGCAAGAGGTCATGAATGTATAGTGGAAACTTTATTAAATAATGGGGCTTGTGTTAATGCTAAAGCTAAAAATGATATAACACCATTATATTTAGCTGTTAAAAATGGACATGTGAAAGTTGCTAAAGTTTTATTAAAACGAGGAGCTAGGATAGATATCTTTAGAGAAGATATTCAGGGCACTTTATTACATCTAGCAGTTGCAAATGACTGCAAGGAAATTGCTGAAATTTTACTGCAAAACGATAGTACTATTGTTAATACTAAAGCTGAAAATGGCTGGGCTCCATTACATGTAGCAGCTGCAGGTAATAAAAGTGAAGTTATTGAAGTCTTGTTAAAAAATAAAGCTAATATTGATGTTAGGGATAATGAGAATTGCACTCCTTTATTTTTAGCAGTGCGACTAGGTCATGTAAAAGTAGTTGAAGCTCTACTTACTGGAGGAGCCAATGTTAATGTTTTAGAAAATATTCTAGGAAAAGATAAGATACCCTTTGCTATTACATCATTACACTTAGCTATAAGAAAAGGCCATAAAGAAATGGTTGAAGTTATATTAAAAAACGGAGCTAATATAGATATAAAAGCTGATGATGGTTGTACTCCTTTACATCTTGCTGCTCGTGAAGGCCATCAGGATATAGTTGAAGATTTACTCAAAAGAGGAGCAAAAGTTAATACGGCTGATAATAATAGCCAAACACCGTTACAGTTGACTGCAGCAAAAGGTTATGAAGGAATTATTAAGGTTCTTTTAAATCATAGAGCAAAAATTGATGCTAGAGCAAAAGATGGAGCAACAGCATTACATCGTGCTGCCTTTTATGGTCATGAAAATATCGTTGAAATTTTATTAAATGAGGGAGCTAAAATAGATAATCCTGATGAAGAAATGTGGACCCCACTTCACCATGCTGTTCAACAGGGTCAGGAAAAAGCAGCAAAAGTTCTCTTGTTAAAAGGAGCTAATGTTAATTTTACTGATAAAGGTGGTAGAACACCATTACACTGGAGTGCCCAGAAAGGTTATGAAAAAGTTATTGAAATCTTATTACAAAATAAAGCTAATGTTGATGGTATTGATGACCACATTGGTATGACGCCACTACACCTCGCTAGTGCTAATGGTCATCTAAAAGCAGTCCTTGCTCTTTTAGGGGCTAAAGATATAAACATCAATGCTATTGATTCAAGTTATAGAACACCGTTACACTATGCTGTATTTGGGAGATATAAAGAAGTTATTAAGACTTTGCTAGATAAAGGAGCTTATTTTGATGATGAAAGTTATGATAAATCTACACCTTTACAAACTGTATCAGAAAAAGGTTATTCAGAAATTGAAGCATTACTAAAGCTAATTGAAAAGCTATTCAATGCTATAAGAAATAACAATTATTCAGAAGTTCAAAGCTGCATTGAAAGGGGAGTATTAATCAATAGCAGAAGTATTCATTTTGGAACACCCTTACTTTATGCCTCATGGAAAGGCTATATCAACATTGCTAACATTCTACTTAAGAGCGGTGCAAATGTAAACATTGCTAATGATAACAGCTTAACTCCACTCCATTACGCTGCTAAGTTTAATCATTTTGAAGTTGTATATTCTTTACTAAAACATGGTGCAATGTTTGATGTTGCTAGTAGTAAAGGCAGTAAAATGCCACTGGATTTTGCTAAAGATGCTAAAAATTCTGATATTGCTTGTTTATTGCAGTTGATTAGTAGATTATTTGAAGGAGCTAAAAGTGGTAACTATGAAATAGTCAAAGAATTAGAAACAATAAGAGATAAAAATCTCAACGAATTTCTAGCAATTACAAATGCTCGTAACGATCAAGGCAAATCACTAGTTCAAGTTGCAATAATCAATGAACACAAAGACCTTGCAAGTGAATTATTAAAAATGTTAAAAAAACCAGATCAAAATTTACAAGATATTAATGTAGAAAGCCGAGTAAGAGATTTAAAACTTTAG
- a CDS encoding ankyrin repeat domain-containing protein, with the protein MLNNNINKELERAAVYERDFEKVKVLLSTGANVNLRVEQDKSTLLHNTNSVEITKELLLRGAAVNARNMYSETSLHSAITLGRELALVRELLKNGADVNATNRKGNTPLNHAVKRNSSEAIIKELLEYGADINIRNRESRLYDNHSTPLDNAVGSNLAYAELLIKFTLIRNFNADYRKIINLTPYKEFSTYSKLSHYLDRCICEIAEMKKDKMNNGISLYGFYVEKDLNKIASYTKSREITECYKNKYPIYNDLIINKLEYGRKREELLNKLDKLKVYEKEVILNLDCKRNIAKYLSNDDLLNLIVTDSPYEAFSNKASQSSIQQPITKLGEATAFINSHASPKKARLEL; encoded by the coding sequence ATGCTAAATAATAATATTAATAAAGAATTAGAAAGAGCAGCTGTCTATGAGAGAGATTTTGAAAAAGTTAAAGTTCTTTTATCTACAGGTGCTAATGTTAATCTTAGAGTAGAACAGGATAAAAGCACACTGCTTCATAATACTAATAGTGTAGAAATTACAAAAGAGCTTTTGTTACGTGGTGCTGCAGTTAATGCAAGAAACATGTATAGTGAAACTTCATTACATTCTGCTATAACCTTGGGAAGGGAGTTGGCACTAGTTAGAGAACTTTTAAAGAATGGAGCTGATGTCAATGCAACAAACCGTAAAGGTAATACTCCACTTAATCATGCTGTAAAACGAAATTCTTCAGAAGCAATTATTAAGGAATTATTAGAATATGGAGCTGATATTAATATAAGAAACCGTGAAAGCCGGCTTTATGACAACCATTCTACACCCTTGGATAACGCTGTAGGTAGTAATCTAGCATATGCTGAATTACTTATTAAATTTACTCTAATAAGGAATTTCAACGCAGATTATAGAAAAATTATTAACTTAACTCCTTATAAGGAATTTAGTACTTATAGTAAATTATCGCATTATCTAGACAGATGTATTTGTGAAATCGCAGAGATGAAAAAGGATAAAATGAATAATGGTATTTCACTTTACGGATTTTATGTAGAAAAAGATCTAAATAAAATAGCATCATATACAAAAAGTAGAGAAATCACAGAATGTTACAAAAATAAATATCCCATTTATAATGATTTAATAATAAATAAATTAGAATATGGTAGAAAAAGGGAAGAATTACTAAATAAATTAGATAAGCTTAAGGTTTATGAAAAGGAAGTTATTCTTAACCTTGATTGTAAACGTAATATAGCCAAGTATTTATCCAATGATGATTTATTAAATCTAATAGTAACAGATAGTCCTTATGAGGCTTTTAGTAATAAAGCTAGCCAAAGTAGCATTCAACAACCAATTACTAAACTTGGTGAAGCCACGGCTTTTATAAATTCTCATGCTTCTCCTAAGAAAGCTAGACTAGAATTATAG
- a CDS encoding ankyrin repeat domain-containing protein: MLTNNQNQLQFHVEFLNIDDKAQKHNNLTPLHLAVGNGKIDLVSTLLAEGLDINSQIKYDGFTPLCFAIANNHLEMVDFLIAHGADVNHKAMLGFTPLIFASQQGYLGIVNTLITNGADFGAKTDKLNTPLHLAAEHGYLDIVNVLIKKRLDVNAVNNDNVRPLHFACMNGYLEIVKTLIAHGSDINSGSSAIGSYDKRIHTNITPLHLGVQFAHLDVVKFLLETGANVNAKTSDRTTALHLASQNGFLELVDILLKAKSNVNAKDYENLTPLHLAAERNHPEVVKSLLLVKGIDVNAKAYDNSTALHIGSQSGHLEIVKLLLEKNANVNVKKNEGFIPLHLAIQQSHLEVSDFLIKSGTNINAMDDQNWIPLHNAAYNGFSLKIVKALIEKGTNINARIDNGRTALHLAAEHNHLEIVNFLIKSKADVNAIDNRSWTPLHYAVYDGHLEVAKSLVNKGANINIRTVKCTTPLHFAADHGYLEVVKFLLERGADVNVLDHTNWTPLHFAAEKGYNKVSIVLLKHGADASVKENQSGGTALHFAVQYGHFKVTNTLITNGADINAKMYNNSTPLYLAVARGHECIVETLLNKGARVNAKAQNDITPLHIAAKNGSWEIVKSLLKHGAIYNAIDKSNNKMPFNYSKNQNITDLLKLVEELFEDTKNGNVKIISKLKAVKPDEFTAITNARNNQGKSLIQIAIINKHKDLASELLKMLRKPSQSLQDVNVESRVRSLEI, encoded by the coding sequence ATGCTTACCAATAATCAGAATCAATTACAGTTTCATGTAGAGTTTTTAAATATAGATGATAAAGCTCAGAAACACAATAATCTTACACCACTGCACTTAGCAGTAGGAAATGGTAAAATTGATTTAGTAAGTACTTTGTTGGCAGAAGGGTTGGATATTAATTCACAGATTAAGTATGATGGTTTTACACCACTGTGTTTTGCAATTGCAAACAATCATTTAGAGATGGTTGATTTTCTCATTGCACATGGAGCAGATGTAAATCATAAGGCTATGCTAGGGTTTACACCTCTAATTTTTGCATCTCAACAAGGCTACTTAGGTATAGTCAACACTTTAATTACAAATGGAGCAGACTTTGGCGCTAAAACAGATAAACTTAATACACCGTTACATTTAGCAGCAGAACATGGTTATCTAGATATAGTAAATGTTCTTATTAAAAAGAGATTGGATGTTAATGCTGTAAATAATGATAATGTAAGACCTTTACATTTCGCATGTATGAATGGCTATCTTGAGATAGTAAAAACTCTAATCGCACATGGGTCTGATATTAACTCTGGTTCCTCAGCTATCGGTAGTTATGATAAGAGAATTCATACAAATATTACACCCTTACACTTAGGAGTGCAATTTGCTCATTTAGATGTAGTTAAGTTTCTACTTGAAACAGGAGCAAACGTTAATGCTAAAACAAGTGATAGGACTACAGCTCTACACTTAGCATCTCAAAATGGCTTTTTAGAGTTAGTGGATATTTTACTAAAAGCAAAGTCTAATGTTAATGCTAAGGATTATGAAAATCTTACACCTTTACACTTAGCGGCAGAACGTAATCACCCTGAAGTAGTTAAGTCTCTTCTTCTTGTAAAGGGAATTGATGTTAACGCTAAAGCATACGATAATTCTACAGCTTTACATATAGGATCTCAGAGTGGTCATTTAGAAATAGTTAAGCTACTACTGGAAAAAAACGCCAATGTTAATGTTAAAAAAAATGAAGGCTTCATACCTTTACATCTGGCAATCCAGCAAAGTCATTTAGAAGTAAGTGATTTTTTAATTAAAAGTGGAACAAACATTAATGCTATGGATGATCAGAATTGGATTCCTTTACATAATGCAGCATATAATGGTTTTTCTTTAAAAATAGTAAAGGCCTTAATTGAAAAAGGAACAAATATAAATGCAAGGATAGATAATGGTAGGACGGCTCTACATTTAGCAGCAGAACACAATCATTTAGAGATAGTAAATTTTCTCATTAAAAGTAAAGCAGATGTTAATGCTATAGATAATAGAAGCTGGACACCATTACACTATGCAGTATATGATGGTCATTTAGAGGTGGCTAAATCTTTAGTTAATAAAGGAGCCAATATTAATATTAGAACAGTTAAGTGTACTACACCTCTACATTTTGCAGCAGATCATGGTTACTTAGAGGTAGTGAAATTTCTCTTAGAAAGAGGAGCAGATGTTAATGTTCTAGATCATACAAATTGGACACCCTTACATTTTGCAGCAGAAAAAGGTTATAACAAAGTGTCTATTGTTCTGTTGAAACATGGTGCTGATGCAAGTGTCAAAGAAAATCAAAGCGGGGGCACAGCTCTGCATTTTGCAGTTCAATATGGTCACTTCAAGGTAACTAATACTCTTATTACAAATGGGGCAGATATTAATGCAAAAATGTATAACAATTCTACACCTTTATATTTAGCAGTAGCAAGAGGTCATGAATGTATAGTTGAAACTTTATTAAATAAAGGAGCCCGTGTTAATGCTAAAGCTCAAAATGATATAACACCATTACACATTGCTGCTAAAAATGGTTCTTGGGAAATTGTAAAATCTTTACTGAAACATGGTGCAATTTATAACGCTATTGATAAAAGTAATAATAAAATGCCGTTTAATTATTCTAAAAATCAGAATATTACCGATTTACTGAAACTAGTTGAAGAGCTGTTTGAAGACACAAAAAATGGTAATGTTAAAATTATTAGCAAGTTGAAAGCAGTAAAACCCGATGAGTTTACAGCCATTACAAATGCTCGTAACAATCAAGGTAAATCACTAATTCAGATTGCAATAATCAATAAACATAAAGATCTTGCAAGTGAATTATTAAAAATGTTAAGAAAACCAAGCCAGAGTTTACAAGATGTCAATGTAGAAAGTCGAGTCAGGAGTTTGGAGATTTAG
- a CDS encoding Rpn family recombination-promoting nuclease/putative transposase codes for MAFSKFLDPKCDLTFKRIFGTEKNKNILIHFLNDILEFHGESAIQEVEFLSTIMNPEIASDKQSIVDVLCKDSHGNRYIAEMQVARDKGFEKRAQLYAAKAYSRQSGNYIDFKKVFFIAISNCTLFPKEVEYISTHNIRDIKTNGHYLKDFQFVFIELPKFAKSKVEHLETVVERWCFFFKYAEETTDEDLRKIAKQEPIIKLAYDELDKSGWTEKDLVAYEERILDFQKEAAILEQKLDDATEKGKKEGREQGIKIGEERGIQIGTQQGKIEGKIEGKIEGKIEGKIEGKIEVAKKSLKAGMSIDIIAEITGLSESEIKKLQT; via the coding sequence ATGGCTTTTTCTAAGTTTTTAGATCCAAAATGTGACCTAACCTTTAAACGAATTTTCGGTACTGAGAAGAATAAAAATATTCTTATTCACTTCCTTAATGATATTTTAGAGTTTCATGGAGAAAGTGCAATACAAGAAGTTGAATTCCTTAGCACTATAATGAATCCAGAGATTGCTTCTGATAAACAAAGCATTGTTGACGTTCTCTGTAAGGATTCTCATGGTAATAGATATATTGCGGAGATGCAGGTTGCAAGAGATAAAGGTTTTGAAAAACGTGCTCAACTTTATGCTGCTAAGGCTTATTCACGACAGTCTGGTAATTATATTGATTTTAAGAAAGTTTTCTTTATTGCTATTTCCAATTGTACTCTTTTTCCTAAAGAAGTTGAATATATCTCTACCCATAATATTCGCGACATTAAGACCAATGGCCATTACTTAAAGGATTTTCAGTTTGTTTTTATAGAGTTACCTAAATTTGCGAAAAGTAAGGTGGAACATCTGGAAACAGTTGTAGAGCGCTGGTGCTTCTTTTTCAAATATGCAGAAGAAACAACTGATGAAGATTTAAGGAAAATTGCAAAACAGGAACCAATAATAAAGCTAGCGTATGATGAGCTGGATAAATCAGGTTGGACCGAAAAAGATCTAGTAGCATATGAAGAAAGAATTTTAGATTTTCAGAAGGAAGCTGCTATTTTAGAGCAAAAACTTGATGATGCTACTGAAAAAGGTAAAAAAGAAGGCAGAGAACAAGGCATCAAAATTGGCGAAGAAAGAGGCATACAAATCGGTACTCAACAAGGGAAAATTGAAGGGAAAATTGAAGGGAAAATTGAAGGGAAAATTGAAGGGAAAATTGAAGGGAAAATTGAAGTGGCCAAAAAATCACTGAAGGCTGGAATGTCTATAGATATCATAGCCGAGATAACTGGTCTATCTGAAAGTGAGATTAAAAAATTACAAACATAA
- a CDS encoding phospholipase D-like domain-containing protein, producing the protein MLDKAEKSILLQAYEFTSKPIVNGVIAAKRNGIAVQVILDKSQVKHKYSIPIVKELLSNGIPVWIDNKPAIAHNKVMIVDGKKVITGSFNFTAAAQMLKTCL; encoded by the coding sequence ATGTTAGATAAGGCTGAGAAGTCTATACTATTACAAGCATATGAGTTCACCTCAAAGCCTATTGTAAATGGGGTTATAGCAGCTAAAAGGAATGGTATAGCAGTGCAAGTTATTCTCGATAAAAGTCAGGTAAAACACAAGTACAGTATTCCAATTGTCAAAGAGCTATTAAGTAATGGAATTCCGGTGTGGATTGATAACAAACCTGCAATAGCTCATAACAAAGTGATGATAGTAGATGGCAAAAAAGTAATAACTGGTTCATTTAACTTTACAGCTGCAGCACAAATGCTGAAAACTTGCTTATAA